A single genomic interval of Sphingobacteriales bacterium harbors:
- a CDS encoding dynamin family protein: MRPHHLLDTQFEQYTTLIDDCFKELHALTIDVGNQPLAATVNEIRSRLGEPFLFVIVGEVKVGKSSFINALLETNEEVCKVAPDPCTDIIQQIVYSDQPGELTINPYLKKIMLPISILRKIAIVDTPGTNTIVEHHTEITERFIPISDLVIFVFEAKNPYRQSAWDFFNFISVEWQKKVIFVLQQADVMEPADLETNRLGLIAQAEKRGVANPQVFCVSAKRELQGQHEASGFEPMRDFIRHTVTGGNNLRLKLQSHINNGNSVLRNLTDAIQLRQRQFDSDFAFRRRVNALLEGAGEKSARQIETLVAGLLKEYDTRTTDIKSEFEAGLGVFTLLKKSFLSIFGSGSSLEEWAKGIAARVQNELKPALDEKLYAGVRNVGDGVKQMAEIIHAEIERHETILQANHQIFGDIANKRIEKLEQLQAGLHDLAKNFEAFVRQDLGQKSADLVPGLATGGGLAIVGGVLATVTTSVAVDITGGVLAAIGLGVAGVVTLVQRKRIVNEFTTEIAKGRNNLSEQVTDKLLAYSHEIRQRIDNSFLEFDAFMKEEQNAITNLSNRNAAVQKRFDTIKTDLSL; this comes from the coding sequence ATGAGGCCGCACCATCTACTCGATACACAATTTGAGCAATACACCACCCTAATTGACGATTGCTTTAAAGAACTGCACGCCTTAACAATTGATGTTGGCAACCAACCATTAGCCGCCACTGTAAACGAAATAAGGTCGCGTTTGGGCGAGCCTTTTTTATTTGTAATTGTTGGTGAAGTTAAGGTCGGAAAAAGCAGTTTCATAAATGCCTTGCTCGAAACAAATGAAGAAGTATGCAAAGTTGCCCCCGACCCCTGCACCGATATCATCCAGCAAATTGTTTACAGCGACCAACCCGGAGAGCTAACCATTAACCCGTACCTTAAAAAAATTATGCTGCCCATATCTATTTTGCGCAAAATTGCCATTGTAGATACCCCCGGCACAAATACCATTGTTGAACACCATACCGAAATTACCGAACGGTTTATTCCGATTAGTGATTTAGTAATTTTTGTTTTTGAAGCAAAAAATCCCTACCGCCAATCAGCTTGGGATTTTTTTAACTTTATCAGCGTGGAGTGGCAAAAAAAGGTAATTTTTGTGCTGCAACAAGCCGATGTTATGGAACCCGCCGACCTTGAAACCAACCGACTGGGCTTAATTGCTCAAGCCGAAAAACGAGGTGTTGCCAACCCGCAGGTGTTTTGTGTATCGGCTAAACGCGAACTTCAAGGCCAACACGAAGCATCCGGATTTGAACCTATGCGCGATTTTATCCGCCATACCGTAACGGGTGGCAATAATCTGAGGTTAAAACTGCAAAGCCACATAAATAATGGCAATAGTGTTTTGCGCAATTTAACCGATGCTATTCAACTGCGGCAACGCCAGTTCGATAGCGATTTTGCTTTTCGCCGCCGCGTTAACGCCCTTTTAGAAGGCGCAGGCGAAAAATCGGCAAGGCAAATTGAAACCTTAGTCGCCGGGCTGCTTAAAGAATATGATACCCGCACCACCGATATTAAATCTGAATTTGAAGCCGGATTAGGCGTTTTTACCCTGCTTAAAAAATCGTTCCTTTCTATATTTGGCAGCGGCTCAAGCCTCGAAGAATGGGCTAAAGGCATAGCAGCAAGGGTTCAGAACGAACTAAAACCCGCCCTCGACGAAAAATTGTACGCCGGCGTGCGCAATGTAGGCGATGGGGTAAAACAAATGGCCGAAATTATACACGCCGAAATAGAACGCCACGAAACTATTTTACAGGCCAATCACCAAATATTTGGCGATATTGCCAACAAACGCATCGAAAAATTAGAACAACTGCAAGCAGGTTTGCACGATTTGGCTAAAAATTTTGAAGCTTTTGTGCGGCAGGATTTAGGCCAAAAAAGTGCCGACTTAGTGCCCGGATTGGCAACCGGTGGCGGACTGGCTATTGTAGGAGGGGTGCTCGCTACGGTAACAACAAGCGTTGCCGTTGATATTACCGGAGGGGTTTTGGCAGCTATTGGCCTCGGTGTGGCGGGCGTAGTAACCCTGGTACAGCGCAAACGCATTGTAAATGAATTTACCACTGAAATTGCCAAAGGACGCAATAATTTATCAGAACAAGTTACCGACAAATTGCTTGCCTACTCGCACGAAATACGCCAGCGCATTGACAATAGCTTTTTAGAGTTCGATGCCTTTATGAAAGAAGAGCAAAATGCAATTACCAATTTATCAAACCGAAATGCCGCCGTGCAAAAACGTTTTGATACGATAAAAACCGACCTGAGTTTGTAA
- a CDS encoding tetratricopeptide repeat protein: MNIDKLWNFDDPVATQVRMEALIPEIQNQYPDKYLELLTQIARTYSLQRQFQQAHQLLNQVENNPLFSSLPLVQIRYLLERGRTYNSSGEPQTAMPLFTLALEIATTNQFDNFAVDAAHMLGIAAPTPQQQLEWNLHALTLAEKSTNPQAKQWLGTLYNNIGWTYFEQKNYQQALEFFEQGLAWRTQNKHPSNTILIARWSVARTWRALGFAKQALDEQLELVKFGEKHQLLPDGYVFEEIAEYLHAQGKHQEAEPYFAKAYELLSADVWLVATQPQRLIRLKKLANKQDF; encoded by the coding sequence ATGAATATAGATAAATTATGGAATTTTGACGACCCGGTTGCAACGCAAGTCCGGATGGAAGCATTAATTCCGGAAATTCAAAACCAATATCCGGATAAATACTTAGAACTGCTAACTCAAATTGCGCGCACTTACTCCCTGCAAAGGCAGTTTCAGCAAGCACATCAACTGTTAAATCAAGTTGAAAACAATCCGTTATTCTCAAGTTTGCCCTTAGTGCAAATACGGTATTTGCTCGAGCGGGGCCGCACCTACAACTCATCGGGCGAGCCACAAACGGCCATGCCTTTATTTACGTTGGCTCTTGAAATAGCTACCACCAACCAATTTGACAATTTTGCCGTTGATGCTGCCCACATGTTGGGTATTGCCGCCCCCACCCCACAACAACAATTAGAATGGAATTTACACGCCCTTACATTGGCCGAAAAAAGTACCAACCCCCAAGCCAAACAATGGTTGGGAACGCTTTATAATAATATTGGCTGGACTTATTTTGAACAAAAAAACTACCAACAAGCCTTAGAATTTTTTGAGCAAGGCCTGGCTTGGCGCACACAAAACAAGCATCCAAGCAATACCATTTTAATAGCCCGCTGGAGCGTAGCCCGCACCTGGCGCGCATTAGGGTTTGCCAAACAAGCACTTGACGAGCAATTAGAATTGGTAAAATTTGGTGAAAAACACCAGCTATTGCCCGATGGTTATGTTTTTGAAGAAATAGCCGAATATTTACACGCACAAGGTAAACACCAAGAAGCCGAGCCCTATTTTGCCAAAGCCTATGAATTGCTTAGTGCCGATGTTTGGTTGGTTGCGACCCAGCCTCAACGCTTAATCCGGTTAAAAAAATTAGCAAACAAACAGGACTTTTAA
- a CDS encoding OmpA family protein, which translates to MRSLLLSLILFSLIFAAPSCVSKRKYRNLKATLEATRTKLTDCEKERNKLDGQLHTREEQVGDLKEQLKETKTQRDKQFEQVGDLTILSQSANENIKKTLQQLEQKDKYIHHLQNARTKADSINLALAVNLKSVLKNGLDDQDVEVKVDKTVVFINLSDKMLYETGSHNLTYRANEVLGKIAQIIEKNPQLEVMVEGYTDNVPIKTTCIDDNWDLSVKRATSVVRVLQNTYKIDPNRLIAAGRGEFNRLVANDSEANKAINRRTRIIILPKMDQFYDLLSPKGLPE; encoded by the coding sequence ATGCGTAGTTTATTGTTATCTTTAATATTATTTAGTTTAATTTTTGCCGCACCGTCTTGCGTAAGCAAACGCAAATACCGCAATTTAAAGGCAACTTTAGAAGCCACCCGTACAAAACTAACCGATTGCGAAAAAGAACGCAATAAATTAGACGGCCAATTACATACCCGCGAAGAACAAGTTGGCGATCTAAAAGAACAACTTAAAGAAACTAAAACGCAACGCGATAAACAATTTGAACAAGTTGGCGATTTAACCATTTTGTCGCAGTCGGCAAACGAAAATATTAAAAAAACCCTGCAACAACTTGAGCAAAAAGACAAATACATTCATCATTTGCAGAATGCCCGTACCAAAGCCGACTCGATCAATCTTGCTTTGGCAGTCAATCTTAAATCGGTTTTAAAAAATGGTTTAGACGACCAAGATGTTGAAGTTAAAGTTGATAAAACAGTGGTATTTATTAACTTGTCGGATAAAATGTTATACGAAACCGGAAGCCATAACCTAACTTACCGAGCCAACGAAGTATTAGGTAAAATTGCTCAAATTATTGAAAAAAATCCCCAATTAGAGGTAATGGTAGAAGGTTATACCGACAACGTTCCGATTAAAACAACCTGCATAGACGATAACTGGGATTTGAGTGTAAAACGCGCCACTTCGGTAGTAAGGGTACTACAAAATACCTACAAAATTGACCCCAATAGGCTAATAGCTGCCGGCCGGGGCGAGTTTAACCGCTTAGTAGCCAACGATTCTGAAGCCAATAAAGCCATTAACAGGCGTACCCGTATCATTATTTTACCTAAAATGGACCAGTTTTACGACCTGCTTAGCCCCAAAGGCCTGCCCGAATAA
- a CDS encoding UDP-N-acetylmuramoyl-tripeptide--D-alanyl-D-alanine ligase yields MTLSIGEIYQHFTTSNGVTTDTRNLQEGNMYFALKGSNFNGNSFTEKALNQGAAFAVVDDADFVLNERCILVEDTLTALQSLATYHRRQLKNVKVLGLTGSNGKTTTKELIASVAATTLNTYATKGNLNNHIGVPVTLLNMPANTQFAVIEMGANHPGEIAQLCEIAQPNMALITNIGKAHLEGFGNIGGVMKAKGELFDYIDGLNGQVFLNMEDIRVAKLGYFFKNAIDYGTKSWYRVHAQITQSVPALSLVWYASQNHHRRHGTVTPTTVNTQLVGNYNFTNVLAAIALGIHLNVPPEQIVTAIEQYCPTNNRSEIRKIGTNTYILDAYNANPTSMEAAIRSFAAQNHPNKWLVLGDMFELGDQAKTEHSNIIQLLRELKLKNVVLVGNEFGKAKGKFLCEHFTSAVDAAQWMKTAPLLNNALILLKGSRGMHLETIITS; encoded by the coding sequence ATGACTTTATCTATCGGGGAGATTTACCAACACTTTACTACCTCTAACGGCGTTACTACCGATACTCGCAATTTGCAGGAGGGCAATATGTATTTTGCTTTGAAGGGTAGCAATTTTAATGGCAATAGTTTTACCGAAAAAGCCTTAAATCAGGGCGCCGCTTTTGCTGTTGTTGATGATGCTGATTTTGTGTTAAATGAACGCTGTATTTTGGTAGAGGATACCCTGACGGCTTTGCAATCGTTGGCTACCTACCACCGGAGGCAGCTAAAAAACGTAAAAGTTTTAGGACTAACTGGCTCAAACGGCAAAACAACGACTAAAGAACTAATTGCTTCAGTAGCAGCTACAACCTTAAACACCTACGCCACGAAAGGCAATTTAAACAACCACATTGGTGTACCGGTTACTTTGCTAAACATGCCAGCCAATACCCAGTTTGCTGTTATTGAAATGGGCGCTAACCACCCCGGCGAAATTGCCCAACTTTGCGAAATTGCCCAACCAAACATGGCCCTAATTACTAATATTGGTAAAGCCCATTTAGAAGGGTTTGGCAATATTGGGGGGGTAATGAAAGCCAAAGGCGAACTATTTGACTATATAGATGGCTTAAACGGGCAGGTGTTTTTAAACATGGAAGATATTAGAGTGGCAAAATTGGGTTACTTTTTTAAAAATGCTATTGATTACGGCACAAAATCGTGGTATAGGGTACATGCACAAATTACCCAGTCGGTGCCTGCATTATCGTTGGTTTGGTATGCATCGCAAAACCACCATCGCAGGCATGGTACCGTTACACCCACCACCGTAAATACTCAATTAGTAGGAAATTATAATTTTACAAATGTATTAGCTGCCATAGCTTTGGGTATTCATTTAAATGTACCACCCGAGCAAATAGTAACAGCCATAGAGCAGTATTGCCCAACGAACAACCGCTCGGAAATACGGAAAATTGGCACCAATACTTATATTTTGGATGCCTACAATGCCAACCCTACCAGTATGGAGGCGGCAATACGCAGTTTTGCGGCGCAGAACCACCCCAATAAATGGCTTGTTTTAGGCGACATGTTTGAGTTGGGTGACCAGGCTAAGACCGAACACAGCAATATTATACAGTTGTTACGCGAGCTTAAACTTAAAAATGTGGTATTGGTTGGCAACGAATTTGGAAAAGCGAAAGGCAAATTTTTATGCGAACATTTTACCTCGGCAGTTGATGCCGCCCAATGGATGAAAACTGCCCCTTTATTAAACAATGCGTTGATTTTACTTAAAGGTTCGCGCGGTATGCACCTCGAAACTATTATTACTTCGTAA
- a CDS encoding outer membrane beta-barrel protein, which yields MHQDFDNNNKAFDNQLRQKLQRHEMPFNANDWDIMNAQLNDSASPRVGAGGNWVKPIVVFIVGATLISGLFTGYYYLSNLSNDKQTPSAIQSQSTISNPTDNTNAAVSNDKNSNNTPVNINNNVGSQTQANNNNAEPLSDASASVGSNKGNTANNINNLNNNKNSLATAKKPIAVAFNNNNLINNISKRNNDNANANDKNVIIVGNENNSQLPVAAKTIVKDEIALKTNPDENINNTEIKISNSQDINKIAGQTNIDANNSLPNSQTTTTPTATTINTLQNATEPKPVTSTFKSSANNKNKSKKIKKTPHSFNQQLWVGGYVAADGNTVGAIENPQAGFALGGSIDWRFAQQISLGMGLSVGQKRFSPSDYILLPGNQTAKSIANFTLLETPVWLKYHFPDFKRPWYPFAAAGISVYWPLKERFVYSGLDDVAAFQIANNYNSQSELSSTDNKLLLDITSTKPFNKPIFDILRFEAGIIYAWNKSTQITSSLQVHTTAQKHRFDRSLANAIPNSNKHFTSIGLRVGVTHRL from the coding sequence ATGCACCAAGACTTCGACAATAACAACAAGGCCTTTGACAACCAGTTAAGGCAAAAATTGCAGCGACATGAAATGCCCTTTAATGCCAATGACTGGGACATAATGAACGCGCAGTTAAACGACTCTGCATCGCCGCGTGTGGGTGCCGGAGGTAATTGGGTTAAGCCCATAGTAGTATTTATAGTTGGGGCAACCTTAATTTCGGGGCTGTTTACTGGTTATTACTATTTATCAAATTTAAGTAACGACAAACAAACACCCTCAGCAATACAATCGCAATCAACCATTTCGAACCCCACAGATAATACTAACGCTGCTGTTTCTAACGACAAAAACAGCAATAACACCCCTGTTAATATTAATAATAATGTGGGTAGCCAAACCCAAGCAAACAACAACAATGCCGAGCCTTTATCGGATGCTTCGGCTTCGGTAGGTTCTAATAAGGGCAATACTGCCAATAATATTAATAATTTAAACAACAATAAGAATAGTTTAGCCACTGCAAAAAAACCAATTGCCGTTGCTTTTAACAATAACAATTTAATCAATAATATTAGCAAACGCAACAATGACAATGCTAATGCTAATGATAAGAACGTAATTATTGTAGGCAATGAAAACAACAGCCAGTTACCTGTCGCAGCCAAAACAATAGTAAAAGATGAGATTGCTTTAAAAACAAATCCGGATGAAAATATAAATAATACCGAAATCAAAATATCAAATTCACAGGATATAAATAAAATCGCTGGGCAAACTAATATTGACGCTAACAATTCCTTACCGAACAGCCAAACTACTACAACGCCAACAGCAACAACAATCAACACTTTGCAAAACGCAACCGAGCCTAAGCCGGTAACTTCAACTTTTAAATCGTCGGCAAACAATAAAAATAAATCTAAAAAAATTAAAAAAACACCCCATTCTTTTAATCAACAATTATGGGTTGGTGGCTATGTTGCCGCCGACGGAAATACAGTAGGTGCAATAGAAAACCCCCAAGCAGGTTTTGCCTTAGGCGGCTCAATAGATTGGCGTTTTGCGCAACAAATAAGTTTAGGTATGGGCTTATCGGTAGGGCAAAAAAGATTTTCCCCATCTGACTATATCCTTTTACCCGGAAATCAAACAGCCAAATCCATAGCAAATTTTACTCTGTTAGAAACCCCCGTTTGGCTTAAATACCATTTCCCCGATTTTAAACGCCCATGGTACCCATTTGCCGCCGCTGGTATATCGGTTTATTGGCCTTTAAAAGAACGGTTTGTTTATTCGGGCTTAGACGATGTAGCCGCTTTCCAAATTGCCAACAACTACAACAGCCAATCCGAACTTTCAAGTACCGACAATAAACTATTACTTGACATTACCAGTACAAAACCTTTTAACAAACCCATATTCGATATTTTGCGCTTCGAAGCAGGTATTATTTACGCATGGAACAAAAGTACCCAAATAACATCGTCGTTACAAGTACATACAACTGCCCAAAAACACCGCTTCGACAGGTCGTTGGCAAATGCCATACCCAATAGCAATAAACACTTTACAAGCATTGGTTTGCGTGTAGGTGTTACGCATAGGTTATAA
- a CDS encoding RNA polymerase sigma factor, with translation MDIALPLQSSNLTDELLAGCVRQDRLYQKRLYELFYGKMIALCLRYSNDYEEARDILHEGFMKVYKNIAQYQPRHSLESWIRRIMINTAIDHYRRNRKFQKDLDLEQAQHHVEPINNHILGKLTADEIMLLVQKLTPAYRTVFNLYVIEGFNHAEIAKKLSISEGTSKSNLAKARAKLQVMIREAYPGFFR, from the coding sequence ATGGATATAGCTTTACCGTTGCAAAGCAGCAATTTAACCGATGAACTATTGGCCGGATGTGTTCGGCAAGACCGCCTCTACCAAAAAAGGCTGTATGAGCTTTTCTATGGCAAAATGATTGCACTGTGTTTGCGCTACAGCAACGATTATGAAGAAGCCCGCGATATTTTACACGAAGGTTTTATGAAAGTGTATAAAAATATTGCCCAATACCAACCCCGCCACTCGCTTGAAAGTTGGATCCGCCGTATTATGATTAATACTGCAATAGATCATTACCGGCGCAATCGGAAATTTCAAAAAGATTTAGACTTAGAGCAGGCCCAGCACCACGTAGAACCTATAAATAACCATATCTTGGGCAAACTTACCGCCGACGAAATTATGCTTTTGGTACAAAAACTAACACCTGCTTACCGAACCGTATTTAATTTATACGTAATTGAAGGATTTAACCATGCCGAAATAGCGAAAAAACTGAGTATTAGCGAAGGAACCTCAAAATCGAACCTGGCAAAGGCAAGGGCCAAATTACAAGTTATGATACGCGAAGCTTACCCCGGATTTTTTAGATAA
- a CDS encoding gliding motility-associated C-terminal domain-containing protein — protein MNKSFTRPFFIRMLLPKTEASHLFALTGKNSTAGKFLSIIFYFLFCLSMGCISTQSLWAYHLIGGEMWYNCVEDDKIEINMVIYRDCNSAGAPFDSPAYLTIFDENGIVVENPSVYYGSSQLAPNTVDGTCISNIPDVCVEWALYKETIKLPYEKGGFDIVYQRCCRNSTIVNIYNPDQTGSTYLLHVSEYEDKKNCDNSSPKFINYPPIIICVDNPLIFDHSAKDLDGDSLVYFICDPYEGASSINPQPVTVPDPPYDNIPWKPPYSAADQLGGTPVMNIDPVSGLLKAYPDKMGQFVVGICVSEYRNGKWLSTNMRDFQFNVGDCDIVIASTNLQYLEDTVICLGESVELVGEVFGGDWNWTTPEFLDDPSSLTPIATPTQTTTFGLHIIDPLTGCEATDSITILVTPIPVAKAGNDTAVCLGASLTLHCPYDGIIDYLHWTSDDGLDLVNTFDVPISPDQTTTYYLYVESGFQCVDFDTVTVNVIPTPKIEAQPDATICLGQSFSYATSADGNIDYLKWQEQDGLILLENQYAITLAPVKTTTYTLYAENSLGCSVIDTFTIFVLTSQTVSASDDISICQGDTALLQVFGSSTANWQPPAFLSDPTGGTTYAYPSTTTQYYVSVKADCLDFKDTIIVTVLPYPDIEAGQNITITKGDTAWLNAQYTNAAQYQWLPNSSLFNPQKAATAALPDTTTTYYFTAQNELGCGKTDSLTIIVLPPIDPANIILPNAFSPNNDGINDKFAIAKHLNIEKLLVFAVYNRWGKRMFTTANLNEGLDGYYNNQLQELGVYAWYVIAVDGNGKTHQLNGNVSLIR, from the coding sequence ATGAATAAAAGCTTTACCCGCCCCTTTTTTATCCGGATGCTGTTGCCCAAAACAGAAGCATCGCACCTGTTTGCCCTTACTGGTAAAAACAGTACCGCAGGCAAGTTTTTAAGTATTATATTTTATTTTTTGTTTTGCTTGTCAATGGGCTGTATAAGTACCCAAAGCCTTTGGGCTTATCATTTAATTGGCGGCGAAATGTGGTATAATTGTGTTGAGGACGATAAGATTGAAATTAATATGGTTATTTACCGCGACTGTAATAGTGCGGGTGCCCCTTTCGACAGCCCGGCGTATTTAACCATATTTGATGAAAATGGCATAGTAGTTGAAAACCCCAGTGTATATTACGGCAGCAGTCAATTAGCGCCCAATACAGTTGATGGCACCTGCATTTCTAATATTCCGGATGTTTGTGTAGAGTGGGCACTGTATAAAGAAACCATCAAACTGCCCTACGAAAAAGGGGGCTTCGATATTGTGTATCAACGCTGTTGCCGCAACAGCACTATTGTAAATATTTACAACCCCGACCAAACCGGCAGCACGTATTTATTGCATGTATCGGAGTACGAAGACAAAAAAAACTGCGACAATAGCTCGCCCAAATTTATTAATTACCCCCCCATCATTATTTGCGTTGATAACCCGCTAATTTTTGACCATTCGGCAAAAGACCTCGACGGAGATAGCTTGGTTTATTTTATTTGCGACCCCTACGAAGGGGCATCTAGTATTAACCCGCAACCCGTTACTGTGCCCGACCCACCTTATGACAATATACCTTGGAAGCCCCCTTACTCGGCGGCAGACCAGTTAGGCGGTACCCCTGTAATGAATATTGACCCAGTTTCGGGGCTTTTAAAAGCATATCCGGATAAAATGGGGCAATTTGTGGTAGGTATTTGTGTTTCGGAGTACCGCAATGGCAAATGGCTAAGTACCAATATGCGCGATTTTCAGTTTAATGTTGGCGATTGCGATATTGTAATTGCCAGTACCAATTTACAATACCTCGAAGATACCGTTATTTGCCTTGGCGAAAGCGTTGAACTTGTAGGCGAAGTTTTTGGCGGCGACTGGAACTGGACGACCCCCGAATTTTTAGACGACCCCAGCAGCTTAACCCCCATAGCCACCCCCACCCAAACTACCACGTTTGGCTTACATATTATTGACCCTCTAACCGGATGCGAAGCCACCGACTCCATTACCATTTTAGTAACCCCAATACCCGTTGCTAAGGCTGGCAACGATACCGCTGTTTGTTTAGGCGCATCGCTTACCCTGCATTGCCCCTACGATGGCATTATTGACTATTTACACTGGACAAGCGATGATGGCCTTGACCTTGTAAATACTTTTGATGTGCCCATAAGTCCCGACCAAACTACCACTTATTATCTATATGTAGAAAGCGGTTTTCAATGTGTTGATTTTGATACGGTTACCGTAAACGTTATTCCGACCCCAAAAATTGAGGCACAGCCCGATGCTACTATTTGCCTTGGCCAATCGTTTAGCTACGCCACCTCTGCCGATGGCAATATTGATTACTTAAAATGGCAAGAACAAGACGGCCTCATTTTGCTTGAAAATCAATACGCCATAACACTTGCGCCAGTAAAAACCACTACCTACACCCTTTATGCCGAGAATAGTTTAGGCTGCTCGGTAATTGATACGTTTACCATTTTTGTACTAACCAGCCAAACTGTTAGCGCCAGCGACGATATAAGTATTTGCCAAGGCGACACAGCATTATTGCAAGTATTTGGCAGCAGTACGGCAAACTGGCAACCACCAGCATTTTTAAGCGACCCAACCGGAGGTACTACTTACGCCTACCCAAGTACCACCACACAATACTACGTATCGGTTAAAGCCGATTGTTTAGATTTTAAAGACACCATTATTGTTACCGTACTTCCTTATCCGGATATTGAGGCGGGGCAAAACATCACCATCACCAAAGGCGATACCGCTTGGCTAAATGCGCAATATACCAATGCCGCTCAATATCAATGGCTGCCAAACAGCAGTTTGTTTAACCCACAAAAGGCTGCTACCGCTGCCCTACCCGATACAACAACCACTTATTATTTTACTGCCCAAAACGAACTTGGCTGTGGCAAAACCGACTCGCTGACCATTATTGTGCTACCACCAATTGACCCTGCCAATATTATTTTACCCAATGCTTTTAGCCCAAATAACGATGGTATAAACGACAAATTTGCCATTGCCAAACACCTTAATATCGAAAAATTATTAGTATTTGCCGTTTATAACCGTTGGGGCAAGCGCATGTTTACTACGGCAAACCTAAACGAGGGTTTGGACGGCTACTATAATAACCAGTTACAAGAGTTAGGCGTTTATGCCTGGTATGTTATTGCTGTTGATGGCAACGGAAAAACCCACCAATTAAATGGCAATGTTTCGTTGATTAGGTAG
- a CDS encoding SDR family NAD(P)-dependent oxidoreductase yields the protein MIALITGATSGIGKATAQLFAQHGWHLIITGRRTNKLVELQKIIETDYKVPVIPLNFDVRDREQTEAVLQKLPLEWRSIDVLVNNAGLAAGRSLIHEADIADWEVMIDTNLKGLLYISHTVGKWMAERFKGHIVNIGSTAGHEVYEQGNVYCATKFAVTALSKAMRIDLLKFGVKVTNISPGAAETEFSLVRYKGDTEKAKQVYAGYQPLKANDVAEAIYFAVTRPPHVNISEITLTSTAQAGPHYLKKASPKNN from the coding sequence ATGATAGCTCTTATTACTGGTGCCACCTCGGGCATAGGAAAAGCTACCGCACAATTATTTGCCCAACACGGCTGGCATTTAATTATTACCGGCCGGCGCACAAACAAACTTGTTGAACTACAAAAAATAATAGAAACAGACTACAAGGTGCCAGTTATACCTTTAAATTTTGATGTGCGCGACCGCGAACAAACAGAAGCGGTTTTGCAAAAACTGCCCTTAGAATGGAGAAGTATAGATGTTTTGGTAAATAATGCCGGATTAGCAGCCGGCCGGTCGCTAATACATGAAGCCGATATTGCCGACTGGGAGGTAATGATAGACACAAATTTAAAAGGTTTGCTGTATATTAGCCATACGGTTGGCAAATGGATGGCCGAAAGGTTTAAAGGGCATATTGTTAATATTGGCTCGACCGCCGGCCACGAGGTTTACGAGCAAGGAAACGTATATTGTGCCACTAAATTTGCCGTAACTGCCCTAAGCAAGGCTATGCGTATTGATTTGCTTAAATTTGGTGTAAAAGTAACTAATATTAGCCCCGGAGCTGCCGAAACCGAGTTCTCGTTAGTGCGCTATAAAGGTGATACTGAAAAAGCTAAACAAGTATATGCCGGATATCAACCATTAAAAGCCAACGATGTTGCCGAGGCTATTTATTTTGCCGTAACGCGCCCGCCACATGTTAATATTAGCGAAATAACCTTAACAAGCACCGCACAGGCAGGACCGCATTACTTGAAAAAAGCAAGCCCTAAAAACAACTGA
- a CDS encoding rhomboid family intramembrane serine protease, whose translation MRISYNSPVILNFTILCLAVMGLSMTVMPDLNERLFANYPHPNWLNPLTYFRLFSHVAGHADLTHLLSNFTIILLIGPILEEKYGSKNLLQMMVITALLTGLVNSLFFSTGLMGASGIAFMLILLSSFTNIVEGEIPLTFILVAILFLGREVIGSLESDDISQFAHIAGGVAGSVFGRSLVKPRF comes from the coding sequence ATGCGTATATCCTATAACTCGCCAGTAATACTTAATTTTACTATCCTTTGTTTGGCTGTTATGGGCCTAAGTATGACGGTAATGCCTGACCTAAACGAGCGACTTTTTGCCAACTACCCCCACCCAAACTGGCTTAACCCACTCACCTATTTTAGGTTGTTTTCGCACGTTGCCGGCCACGCCGACCTTACGCATTTATTGTCTAATTTTACTATCATTCTGCTAATTGGCCCAATTTTAGAAGAGAAATACGGCTCGAAAAATTTACTCCAAATGATGGTCATCACTGCTCTTCTTACCGGATTAGTTAATAGCTTGTTTTTTTCTACCGGATTAATGGGGGCAAGCGGTATCGCATTTATGTTAATACTGTTAAGCTCGTTTACAAATATTGTAGAGGGCGAAATACCCCTTACCTTTATTTTGGTTGCCATTTTATTTTTAGGCCGAGAAGTAATTGGCTCCTTAGAAAGCGACGATATTTCTCAGTTTGCACATATAGCCGGCGGTGTGGCAGGCAGCGTTTTTGGCCGCAGTTTGGTTAAGCCCCGCTTTTAA